The proteins below come from a single Plantactinospora sp. KBS50 genomic window:
- a CDS encoding ABC transporter substrate-binding protein translates to MAAASAGALGLTLALTMSACGGGKSDDASDQPNVDCSQFSQYGDLSGKTISVYTGIVTPEDTAYINSYKPFEQCTHATIKYEGDKSFETQILVRAQAGNPPDIAIVPQPGLLKQLVATGKAKEAPAAVKENAAKGWGEDWMSYATVDGKFYAAPSGASIKSLVWYSPQEFKDNGYEIPKTLDDLKALTDKIASTGKKPWCAGIGSGEATGWPITDWMEDFMLRLSGPEEYDKWVNHDIAFNSPGPTAALDAVGTYLKDPKYVNGGLGDVKSIATTTFQDGGLPILDGNCSLHRQASFYAANFPADTKVAEDGDVFAFYLPGKTAEDKPLLGGGEFNLAFSDRPEVQAFQTYLSSDLWANTKAKLSQGWVSANKGLDPANVSNPIDKLAVSLLQDPNAVFRFDGSDQMPGAVGSNAFWKQATNWITGQSTKDTVDKIEAAWPK, encoded by the coding sequence ATGGCGGCCGCGTCGGCTGGCGCCCTCGGCCTCACCCTCGCGCTCACCATGTCGGCGTGCGGCGGTGGCAAGTCAGATGACGCGTCCGACCAGCCCAACGTTGATTGCAGCCAGTTCTCCCAGTACGGCGACCTGTCCGGCAAGACGATCTCGGTGTACACCGGCATCGTGACGCCGGAGGACACCGCGTACATCAACTCGTACAAGCCGTTCGAGCAGTGCACGCACGCCACGATCAAGTACGAGGGTGACAAGTCGTTCGAGACCCAGATCCTGGTCCGGGCGCAGGCCGGCAACCCGCCGGACATCGCGATCGTGCCGCAGCCGGGCCTGCTCAAGCAGCTCGTGGCGACCGGCAAGGCCAAGGAGGCCCCGGCCGCGGTGAAGGAGAACGCCGCGAAGGGGTGGGGCGAGGACTGGATGTCCTACGCCACGGTGGACGGCAAGTTCTACGCCGCGCCGTCCGGTGCCAGCATCAAGTCGCTGGTCTGGTACTCCCCGCAGGAGTTCAAGGACAACGGCTACGAGATCCCCAAGACCCTGGACGATCTGAAGGCGCTGACCGACAAGATCGCCTCCACCGGCAAGAAGCCCTGGTGCGCCGGCATCGGCAGCGGTGAGGCCACCGGCTGGCCGATCACCGACTGGATGGAGGACTTCATGCTCCGGCTCTCCGGGCCGGAGGAGTACGACAAGTGGGTCAACCACGACATCGCGTTCAACTCGCCGGGACCGACCGCCGCGCTGGACGCCGTGGGCACGTACCTGAAGGACCCGAAGTACGTCAACGGCGGCCTCGGTGACGTGAAGAGCATCGCCACCACCACCTTCCAGGACGGCGGCCTGCCGATCCTGGACGGCAACTGCTCGCTGCACCGCCAGGCCAGCTTCTACGCGGCGAACTTCCCGGCCGACACGAAGGTGGCCGAGGACGGCGACGTCTTCGCCTTCTACCTGCCGGGCAAGACCGCCGAGGACAAGCCGCTGCTCGGTGGCGGCGAGTTCAACCTGGCCTTCTCGGACCGGCCGGAGGTGCAGGCGTTCCAGACGTACCTCTCCTCCGACCTGTGGGCCAACACCAAGGCCAAGCTCTCGCAGGGATGGGTCAGCGCCAACAAGGGCCTCGACCCGGCCAACGTGAGCAACCCGATCGACAAGCTGGCTGTCAGCCTGCTGCAGGACCCGAACGCCGTGTTCCGGTTCGACGGTTCCGACCAGATGCCGGGCGCCGTCGGCTCGAACGCGTTCTGGAAGCAGGCCACCAACTGGATCACGGGGCAGAGCACCAAGGACACCGTCGACAAGATCGAAGCCGCCTGGCCCAAGTGA
- a CDS encoding carbohydrate ABC transporter permease has product MITGEKFLTMCGAVLLFVAVVGVILFIASRFGGRRSDGPVAYLYLLPTLAMLALGLVYPGLRTIYQSFFDAAGTSFIGLDNYQTIFTTEDQITVLRNTVLWVVVTPFVATAVGLIYAILVDKARMEAFAKALIFLPMAISFVGAGIIWKFIYEFRPDQVGIKQIGLLNQLVVMAGGKPQQWLVNQPWNTLFLIVVMIWIQAGFAMTVLSAAIKAIPDDIVEAARLDGVGPFGMFRFITLPSIRPTLVVVLTTIGIGTLKVFDIVRTMTGGQFFTSVVANEFYSQSFRANNQGLGAALAVLLFILVIPIVVYNIRQLRASEAR; this is encoded by the coding sequence ATGATCACCGGCGAGAAGTTTCTGACCATGTGCGGCGCGGTCCTCCTCTTTGTCGCGGTGGTGGGGGTCATTCTCTTCATCGCGAGCCGCTTCGGCGGGCGCCGGAGCGACGGGCCGGTGGCCTACCTCTACCTGCTCCCGACCCTTGCGATGCTGGCCCTCGGGCTCGTCTACCCCGGCCTGCGCACCATCTACCAGTCCTTCTTCGACGCGGCGGGCACGTCGTTCATCGGGCTGGACAACTATCAGACGATCTTCACCACCGAGGACCAGATCACGGTGCTGCGCAACACGGTGCTGTGGGTGGTCGTCACGCCGTTCGTGGCGACCGCGGTCGGCCTGATCTACGCGATCCTCGTGGACAAGGCCCGGATGGAGGCGTTCGCCAAGGCGCTGATCTTCCTCCCCATGGCGATCTCGTTCGTCGGCGCCGGCATCATCTGGAAGTTCATCTACGAGTTCCGGCCCGACCAGGTCGGCATCAAGCAGATCGGCCTGCTCAACCAGCTGGTGGTGATGGCCGGTGGGAAGCCGCAGCAGTGGCTGGTCAACCAGCCGTGGAACACCCTGTTCCTCATCGTGGTGATGATCTGGATCCAGGCCGGGTTCGCGATGACCGTGCTGTCCGCGGCCATCAAGGCCATCCCGGACGACATCGTCGAGGCCGCCCGGCTGGACGGCGTCGGCCCGTTCGGCATGTTCCGGTTCATCACCCTGCCGAGCATCCGGCCGACGCTCGTGGTGGTACTCACCACCATCGGCATCGGTACGCTGAAGGTGTTCGACATCGTCCGCACCATGACCGGCGGTCAGTTCTTCACCAGCGTGGTGGCCAACGAGTTCTACAGCCAGAGCTTCCGGGCCAACAATCAGGGCCTCGGCGCCGCGCTGGCGGTGCTGCTGTTCATCCTGGTGATCCCCATCGTCGTCTACAACATCCGGCAACTGCGGGCATCGGAGGCACGATGA
- a CDS encoding carbohydrate ABC transporter permease, which yields MTTTSEPLTTTPPVVPTPASPARRARKALTSPLASLIAIVIAVLWTLPTFGLAISSFRPERQIKTTGWWTAFTDPQFTLDNYRSVLGIGENAASSSLSDYFVNSIVITIPSVLIPISLATLAAYAFAWMKFPGRNVLFVAVFALQIVPIQVTLIPLLRLYVDVGVAGTFWPLWLSHSIFALPLAIFLLHNFMREVPAGLLEAARVDGAGHVAIFFRVLLPLLTPALAAFGIFQFLWVWNDLLVALTFAGGGTDVAPITAALANLSGTRGTAWHLLSAGAFVSIIVPVLIFVAMQRYFVRGLLAGSVKG from the coding sequence ATGACCACGACGAGCGAGCCGCTCACCACCACACCACCGGTCGTCCCCACACCGGCCAGCCCCGCGCGGCGCGCCCGCAAGGCGCTCACCTCCCCGCTGGCCTCCCTGATCGCGATCGTCATCGCGGTGCTGTGGACCCTGCCGACCTTCGGCCTGGCGATCTCCTCGTTCCGGCCGGAGCGGCAGATCAAGACGACCGGCTGGTGGACGGCGTTCACCGACCCGCAGTTCACGCTGGACAACTACCGCAGCGTGCTCGGCATCGGCGAGAACGCCGCGTCGAGCAGCCTGTCCGACTACTTCGTCAACTCGATCGTGATCACCATCCCGTCGGTGCTGATCCCGATCTCCCTGGCGACGCTCGCGGCGTACGCGTTCGCGTGGATGAAGTTCCCGGGCCGCAACGTGCTGTTCGTGGCGGTCTTCGCGTTGCAGATCGTGCCGATCCAGGTCACCCTCATCCCGCTGCTGCGGCTGTACGTCGACGTCGGGGTCGCCGGCACGTTCTGGCCGCTCTGGCTGTCGCACTCGATCTTCGCCCTGCCGCTGGCCATCTTCCTGCTGCACAACTTCATGCGGGAGGTGCCGGCCGGCCTGCTGGAGGCCGCTCGGGTGGACGGCGCGGGGCACGTGGCGATCTTCTTCCGGGTGCTGCTGCCGCTGCTCACCCCGGCGTTGGCCGCGTTCGGCATCTTCCAGTTCCTCTGGGTCTGGAACGACCTGCTGGTGGCGCTCACCTTCGCCGGCGGCGGCACCGATGTCGCCCCGATCACCGCGGCCCTGGCGAACCTCTCCGGCACCCGGGGCACGGCCTGGCACCTGCTCTCCGCCGGCGCGTTCGTCTCGATCATCGTCCCGGTGCTGATCTTCGTGGCGATGCAGCGGTACTTCGTGCGCGGTCTGCTCGCGGGCAGCGTCAAGGGCTGA
- a CDS encoding glycoside hydrolase family 13 protein: protein MNANETTPYPDRAGTPPGWWRDAVIYQIYPRSFADSDGDGVGDLPGITARLGHLADLGVDAVWLSPFYPSPQADAGYDVADYRDVDPLFGRLEDADKLIAQARALGLRVIVDLVPNHTSAAHPWFAAALADAPGGPARGRYVFRDGRGPAGDEPPNSWQSVFGGPAWTRVTEPDGTPGQWYLHLFDVGQPDLNWDNPEVRAEFLDILRFWLDRGVDGFRVDVAHGLIKQADLADWSGPSEMLSGEGIDKPQPPMWDQDGVHEIYRSWRALLDSYPGDRILVAEAWVEPAERLARYVRPDEMHQAFNFEYLLASWTAPAQYAVITRSLEAADAVGAPTTWVLSNHDVIRHASRLALPVGTPRPNGIGIGDPQPDPALGLRRARAATLLMLSLPGSAYLYQGEELGLPEHTTLPDEARQDPTWTRSGHTVRGRDGCRVPIPWDADAPSYGFGPTDASWLPQPPVWAEYALDRQRGVPGSTYELYRSALRLRRESGLGGGECAWLPSGDDVLAFRNGRLGVLTNFGADPVPLPDGARVLLSSGPLDPRGVPTDVTAWYV, encoded by the coding sequence CTGAACGCCAACGAGACGACCCCGTACCCGGACCGGGCCGGCACGCCCCCGGGCTGGTGGCGCGACGCGGTCATCTACCAGATCTATCCCCGCTCGTTCGCCGACTCCGACGGCGACGGCGTCGGCGACCTGCCGGGCATCACCGCACGGCTCGGCCACCTGGCCGACCTGGGGGTGGACGCCGTCTGGCTGTCCCCGTTCTATCCGTCCCCGCAGGCCGACGCCGGGTACGACGTGGCGGACTACCGCGACGTCGACCCGCTGTTCGGCCGGCTGGAGGACGCGGACAAGCTGATCGCGCAGGCCCGCGCGCTGGGCCTGCGGGTCATCGTCGACCTCGTGCCCAACCACACCTCCGCGGCGCACCCGTGGTTCGCGGCGGCGCTCGCCGACGCGCCCGGCGGGCCGGCCCGGGGACGCTACGTCTTCCGCGACGGCCGGGGTCCCGCGGGCGACGAACCGCCGAACTCCTGGCAGAGCGTGTTCGGCGGGCCGGCCTGGACCCGGGTGACCGAGCCGGACGGCACGCCCGGCCAGTGGTACCTGCACCTGTTCGACGTCGGCCAGCCGGACCTGAACTGGGACAACCCCGAGGTCCGCGCGGAGTTCCTGGACATCCTGCGGTTCTGGCTCGACCGCGGCGTGGACGGGTTCCGGGTCGACGTGGCGCACGGCCTGATCAAGCAGGCCGACCTGGCCGACTGGTCGGGACCCTCGGAGATGCTCTCCGGCGAGGGCATCGACAAGCCGCAGCCGCCGATGTGGGACCAGGACGGCGTGCACGAGATCTACCGGTCCTGGCGGGCGCTGCTGGACAGCTACCCCGGGGACCGGATCCTGGTGGCCGAGGCGTGGGTCGAGCCCGCCGAGCGGCTGGCCCGGTACGTCCGGCCGGACGAGATGCACCAGGCGTTCAACTTCGAGTACCTGCTGGCGTCGTGGACCGCACCGGCCCAGTACGCGGTGATCACCCGCTCCCTGGAGGCCGCCGACGCGGTGGGCGCGCCGACCACCTGGGTGCTGTCCAACCACGACGTGATCCGGCACGCCTCCCGCCTCGCGCTGCCGGTGGGCACCCCGCGGCCGAACGGCATCGGGATCGGCGACCCGCAGCCGGACCCGGCGCTCGGGCTGCGCCGCGCCCGCGCGGCCACCCTGCTGATGCTCTCGCTGCCCGGCTCGGCCTACCTCTACCAGGGCGAGGAGTTGGGGCTGCCGGAGCACACCACGCTGCCCGACGAGGCCCGCCAGGACCCCACCTGGACGCGCAGCGGGCACACCGTACGGGGTCGGGACGGCTGCCGGGTGCCGATCCCGTGGGACGCCGACGCCCCGTCGTACGGCTTCGGCCCGACCGACGCGAGCTGGCTGCCGCAGCCGCCGGTCTGGGCCGAGTACGCGCTGGACCGCCAGCGCGGCGTGCCGGGCTCGACGTACGAGCTGTACCGGTCGGCGCTGCGGCTGCGCCGGGAGTCCGGGCTGGGCGGCGGCGAATGCGCCTGGCTGCCCAGCGGCGACGACGTGCTGGCCTTCCGCAACGGCCGGCT